In Helianthus annuus cultivar XRQ/B chromosome 9, HanXRQr2.0-SUNRISE, whole genome shotgun sequence, the following are encoded in one genomic region:
- the LOC110879049 gene encoding uncharacterized protein LOC110879049: MPLLKKPNKGSASMVSGGSNPSLHQALKHLQLSTKSDIQSEKTAQSSAMHMPMSVSNWPPVGKLLSNWLNRVLQIWLASTVGLWWVYPRKESRELERTDSHRHVIVSRIRNINLLYNLLPGEPNVANVAWGRNKNAPTEQSTPTSRLYLSHTRFLRLRDF, from the exons ATGCCCCTTTTGAAAAAACCGAACAAGGGTAGTGCGAGTATGGTAAGTGGTGGCAGCAATCCATCGCTGCATCAAGCTCTTAAACATCTGCAATTATCAACTAAATCTGATATCCAGTCCGAGAAGACAG CTCAATCCAGTGCTATGCATATGCCAATGTCTGTGTCGAACTGGCCTCCAGTGGGTAAGCTTTTGTCGAACTGGCTCAATCGAGTCCTGCAGATATGGTTGGCATCGACTGTAGGCTTATGGTG GGTTTACCCAAGGAAGGAGAGCAGAGAGCTGGAGAGAACCGATTCACACAGACATGTAATAGTTTCTCGAATCCGTAACATTAATTTACTTTACAACTTATTACCCGGTGAACCTAATGTCGCAAATGTGGCATGGGGACGCAACAAGAATGCACCAACCGAACAAAGCACCCCCACTTCAAGGTTATATCTCAGTCACACAAG gttCCTGCGGTTGAGAGATTTCTAA
- the LOC110879050 gene encoding protein trichome birefringence-like 19 translates to MKVTTGSDQLPYGKNNNNQGTTLKSTSKTLILITLTLIILTVVPLYYPLHRYPSTHASTGDATVVSPVYHPQDEVITINDNHHKCDVFSGEWVPNPDAPYYNNMTCWAIHEHQNCQKYGRPDSDFMKWKWKPDGCDLPVFNPYQFLEIVRDKSLAFVGDSVGRNQMQSLICMLSRVEYPIDKSTTKDENFKHWYYVSYNFTLATYWSPFLVKAQEASSDGPTHTGLFNLYLDEFDEKWTTQIDGFNYLIINAGHWFWRPALYYVNRQVVGCRFCQLENITDYPMTFGYRKAIRTAFNAINSRQNFKGITILRTFAPMHFEGGEWNSGGDCVRKMPFKSNEITLEGVNLELYMTQIEEFKRGEKMGKNKGLKYRLLDTTQAMLLRPDGHPSRYGHWPNENVTLYNDCVHWCLPGPIDTWSDFLLHTLKMEGLRSAEEKKSHPKG, encoded by the exons ATGAAGGTGACAACAGGAAGTGATCAACTTCCTTATgggaagaacaacaacaatcaaggtaCAACCCTTAAAAGCACATCCAAAACCCTAATATTAATAACCCTAACACTCATTATCCTCACAGTTGTACCTTTGTACTACCCACTCCATAGATACCCATCAACCCATGCTTCCACCGGTGACGCAACCGTCGTCTCACCGGTCTACCACCCGCAAGATGAAGTCATCACCATCAATGACAACCACCATAAATGCGATGTGTTCTCCGGTGAATGGGTACCCAACCCGGATGCTCCATATTATAATAACATGACATGTTGGGCCATACATGAACACCAAAACTGCCAGAAATATGGCCGACCCGATTCGGATTTCATGAAGTGGAAATGGAAACCCGATGGGTGTGATCTACCCGTTTTTAACCCGTATCAGTTTTTGGAGATTGTAAGAGATAAATCTTTGGCTTTTGTTGGTGATTCTGTGGGTAGAAACCAAATGCAATCCTTGATTTGCATGTTATCCAGG GTGGAATATCCTATCGATAAATCAACAACAAAAGACGAGAATTTCAAACATTGGTACTATGTCTCGTACAACTTCACTCTAGCCACATATTGGTCACCATTTTTAGTAAAGGCCCAAGAGGCCAGTTCCGATGGGCCAACCCACACTGGCCTCTTCAACCTTTACCTAGACGAGTTCGATGAAAAATGGACAACCCAAATCGATGGATTTAATTATTTGATCATCAATGCGGGCCACTGGTTCTGGCGACCCGCACTGTACTATGTCAACCGCCAAGTGGTTGGTTGCAGATTCTGTCAGCTGGAGAACATCACTGACTATCCGATGACATTTGGATATAGAAAGGCGATAAGGACAGCGTTTAACGCGATCAACAGCCGACAAAACTTCAAGGGGATAACGATTTTAAGAACATTTGCGCCGATGCATTTTGAGGGTGGTGAGTGGAACAGTGGTGGAGATTGTGTTAGAAAGATGCCATTTAAGAGCAATGAGATAACATTAGAGGGTGTTAATTTGGAGTTGTATATGACACAAATAGAAGAATTTAAAAGGGGTGAAAAGATGGGAAAGAATAAAGGTTTAAAGTACAGGCTTTTGGACACAACACAGGCCATGTTACTGAGGCCCGATGGCCACCCAAGTAGATATGGACATTGGCCCAATGAGAATGTGACTTTGTATAATGATTGTGTGCATTGGTGTTTACCGGGGCCCATTGACACGTGGAGTGATTTCCTGCTTCATACTTTGAAGATGGAGGGTCTAAGATCAGCAGAAGAGAAGAAATCACATCCCAAAGGGTAG